One part of the Neoarius graeffei isolate fNeoGra1 chromosome 2, fNeoGra1.pri, whole genome shotgun sequence genome encodes these proteins:
- the LOC132873459 gene encoding UDP-glucuronosyltransferase 2C1-like, with protein MYHSALLAVLSLLSVPYGVHSGKILVYPADGSHWINMKVLIMELHSKGHIITVIRDSSSMYVKEESPYYSSITVDVGVHAQNFTTFVSHVIQAQRLKTSFWGKIMFGVETMKMFAKINENICNMTAIIFENEPLMKSLQQAKFDMMLTDPAVGGGVLLAHKLGLPLVFNVRWTIHGEGHFVIAPSPLSYVPSPGAELTDKMTFIQRVMNVLIYFTSSYQMSTYFGQPYKAFCQKYFGPDVDYVSLLQNADIWLMRNDFTFEFPRPTMPNVVYMGGFQCKPSNPLPDDLEKFVQSSGKHGVIIMSLGSLFGELQGDVTDEIAAAFAQLPHKVIWRHTGPQPSTLGNNTLLVDWMPQNDLLGHTKTKVFVAHGGTNGIQEAIYHGVPILGLPLAFDQPDNLSRMREKGTAKVLDISELDRSVFLEALKEVLYNSSYRENMQKLSQLHHDQPIKPLDHAIFWIEYVIRNGGAPHLRTQSFRMSWITYHSVDVMLTLLGALLISGWLTFFVLRYLCFRVIFKTKIKLE; from the coding sequence ATGTATCACTCAGCCCTCCTTGCAGTTTTGTCGCTGTTATCTGTTCCATATGGGGTCCATTCAGGGAAAATTTTGGTATATCCAGCTGATGGAAGCCACTGGATTAACATGAAGGTTCTCATTATGGAATTACATTCAAAAGGTCACATCATCACAGTGATTCGAGATTCAAGCAGTATGTATGTTAAAGAAGAGTCCCCCTACTACAGTTCCATCACTGTTGACGTGGGTGTACATGCTCAAAACTTTACCACTTTTGTGTCTCATGTGATACAAGCTCAAAGACTAAAAACATCCTTCTGGGgcaaaatcatgtttggagtggAGACCATGAAAATGTTCGCTAAGATCAATGAAAACATTTGCAACATGACTGCCATTATATTTGAAAATGAGCCCTTGATGAAATCTTTGCAGCAGGCTAAATTTGATATGATGTTAACCGACCCTGCTGTGGGTGGTGGTGTGCTACTAGCACACAAGCTTGGCCTCCCTCTTGTGTTCAATGTTCGTTGGACTATTCATGGAGAAGGCCATTTTGTCATTGCTCCTTCCCCTCTGTCTTATGTACCTTCTCCTGGAGCAGAGCTAACAGATAAAATGACCTTTATCCAACGAGTTATGAATGTGTTGATTTACTTCACCAGTTCCTATCAAATGTCAACCTATTTTGGCCAACCTTACAAGGCTTTTTGTCAGAAATACTTTGGACCTGATGTGGATTATGTTTCCCTTCTTCAGAACGCAGATATCTGGCTCATGAGAAATGACTTTACTTTTGAATTTCCACGACCCACAATGCCAAATGTGGTCTATATGGGTGGCTTCCAGTGCAAGCCTTCCAATCCACTTCCTGATGATCTAGAAAAGTTTGTCCAGAGTTCAGGGAAACATGGGGTCATCATAATGTCTTTGGGCTCTCTTTTTGGAGAACTTCAAGGTGACGTTACAGATGAGATAGCAGCTGCCTTTGCCCAACTGCCTCACAAAGTCATTTGGAGACACACTGGACCTCAACCTTCTACCCTTGGCAACAACACGTTACTAGTGGACTGGATGCCTCAGAATGACCTACTTGGACACACCAAGACTAAGGTCTTTGTAGCCCATGGAGGAACCAATGGTATTCAGGAGGCTATTTATCATGGCGTTCCCATTTTAGGTCTACCTCTAGCATTTGATCAACCCGATAACCTGTCAAGGATGAGAGAAAAGGGAACAGCTAAAGTCCTGGATATTTCTGAATTGGACAGATCAGTATTTTTAGAGGCATTGAAGGAAGTGCTATATAACTCAtcttacagggagaacatgcagaagtTGTCTCAGCTGCATCATGATCAGCCCATAAAGCCTCTTGATCATGCAAtcttctggattgaatatgttatAAGGAATGGAGGTGCTCCTCACTTGCGCACGCAATCTTTCAGGATGTCCTGGATTACCTATCACTCTGTGGATGTCATGCTCACATTGCTGGGCGCTTTGTTAATTAGTGGCTGGTTAACATTTTTTGTGCTGAGATATCTTTGTTTTAGAGTAATCTTTAAAACAAAAATCAAACTAGAATGA